The following nucleotide sequence is from Juglans microcarpa x Juglans regia isolate MS1-56 chromosome 6D, Jm3101_v1.0, whole genome shotgun sequence.
ATCGACCTGTTCGCCAGTGTCTAGTGAAGAAGAGGAGCCATATATATGCTCAAGCCCGATTAAGGTGTCTCCAATGCGAACtactttgaaattaaaaatagacaaaaaatgaaaaatttgtttggttttttggcTCTCTTAATTAATGTATTTGATGTTCATTACAGTTCAAGTATGCAAATTACTCCAATTCAAAGTATACAAAAACTGGCAAAACTGTTCTCAAATTCCAGTTGATCAATCAGAGGGCAGATTTCTCCTTCGTATTATTTTCAGGCGGTTTGTCAACTGTATATCCATTTCTCCCCTAAGATCCTTGTAAatgtgtttttatgttttatgtttctACATCACTTACAGTTCAGATTAACCAAGATTTTCTCCTGTGTATGCATGCTAATGAAAATTATGTTTCTGGATATTGCAGCCTAAACTAGTGGcagtttcaaatttcataacatTTGCTAATCCCAAAGCACCTCTATATCCTCGCCTTGCTCAAGGGAAGTCTTGGGATGAAGTAAGTCCATTTCATAACAGTTAACAACAcctataaaatctttttttctcCATCCCTTTTAGTATTAGCACCCAAAGAAGACTTGATTTAGGAAATTTCAACACTGCCGAGAGggtttttcatacatattttgGACTTAAAAAGGACACATGTATACAAATAATTCAAGCAGTGATCATTTGACGatatttgcagatgacagtaACTTGGACTAGTGGATATGCATTAAATGAAGCCGTTCCATTTGTTGAATATGCTGTGAAGGGACAAGCTAAAGCTCGATCCCCAGCTGGAACATTGACAATTGATCAAAACAGCCTTTGTGGTATTATTCGTTTCATCTACACACGAGTATTGCATACTTTGTTTGCGATAAATAACTAGTTCATTGCTTTCAAGAAAGCTTTTAGTGATGAAAAAAGTCCATGAGTgtaatctttatatttataatttagggCAAACCTTTCAACAGCTATTTGAGCATTGCTTTGAATCAAGTTTCTTATAGTACTTCTAATGTTTTGGGACATACCAAGTTCATTGATATCAGCTTTTGAATACAAAGTGAGCCGAAAGGCGGTTGCATAACATGATTTCCTTGGTATTTTGTAGGTTCTCCTGCACGGACGGTAGGGTGGCGTGATCAAGGTTTCATACATACAAGTTTCTTGAAAAGTTTATGGCCCAACTTTGTGTATGCTTTTATACATTTTTCTTGACACAAAACTATCCTAAATTGTTGACCGAAGATATCTATTGAAGGTTGGCTATAATGGTATTTCAGGTACACTTACAGGATGGGTCATCTCTTATCGAATGGCTCATATATCTGGAGCAAATCCTACTCTTTCAGATCATCCCCTTATCCTGGACAGGACTCACCACAATGTGTCGTAATATTTGGCGACCTTGGGAAGGTAGTTATGAGATCATTTGACTGAATGAAATCTATAGATcaataattataaagagattaaCTCCAGTCACCAGCTGATATATCCATAGCCTTGGGAGGGTACTTGAAAACCTCTGCCAAGAgtttaattaataagatttcttGTGCATGAATTAAGGTAAaaacattttacattttttcctCTGTATTTCAGGCTGAACGTGATGGTTCAACCATGTATGCTGATTATCAGCCAGGATCTCTAAATACTACCGACCAACTCATCAAGGACTTAAAAAACATTGACATAGTTTTCGTTATTGGAGATTTAGCTTATGCAAATAGATACATCTCACAGTGGGACCAATTCATGTCACAGGTTGAGCCCATTGCATCAGCTGTCCCATTTATGGTTGCAAGGTTTGCCCCGTTACTCGTTTCCATCTAATCATAACCTTGTAACAATAAAtcccaaataattaaattcatccaTTTGTATTAAGTTATGTATCTTTTATTGGTTATCATGCAGCGGTAATCATGAACGTACGTGGCCAAATTCAGGAGGCTTCTATCAACATACAGATTCAGGAGGGGAGTGTGGTGTGACTGCTGAGACCCTTTTCTACGTTCCTGCTGAGAACAGAGCAAACTTCTGGTAAAAACAATCACATATATGTTTTTCGAGTTATCCGATGGATTTGTAGCAACTTAAAGCATTCCTTTGTTTTTTGtacaatgatttttctttttgagattcATGACGGAAATTTCAACTCAATGAGTAGGTATTCAACAGATTATGGCATGTTTCGGTTTTGCATAGCTGATAGTGAACATGATTGGAGGGAGGGATCAGAACAGTACCGATTCCTTGAGCATTGCCTTGCAACTGTGGATAGAAGGAAGCAACCTTGGTTGATCTTTGCTGCTCATAGGCCTCTAGGGTATTCCTCTAATGAATGGTATGCCAAAGAGGGTGCATATTCAGAGCCAATGGGAAAGGATGATTTGCAGAAGCTTTGGCAGAAGTACAGGGTAGACATTGCCTTTTTTGGCCATGTCCATAACTACGAAAGAACATGCCCCATTTACCAGGTAATGGATGCTGCAAAAATCTCCacatttttttgtctcaaaagtttaaaatgatAGTAAATTAATGGCAacttcaattatttaaattatattgtctAATAACATTTCTAGTCCAAACAGTAAATTCACTTCCATGccattttttaaccttttttgtATATCTTCAATGTTGGTGTTGTAGAATACATGCGTAAAATCTGGAAATACGAGTTATTCCGGCGTCATGAATGGAACAATCCATGTTGTCGCTGGAGGTGGAGGTAGTCATTTATCATCCTTCGCCACAGAAATACCCAACTGGAGCCTTTTCAGAGACTATGACTTTGGCTTTACAAAACTGACAGCATTCAACCACTCTTATCTGCTCTTCGAGTACAAGAAAAGTAGTGACGGGAAGGTGTATGATTCATTCACCATTATGAGGGAATACACCGATGTCTTGGCTTGTGTTCATGATAGTTGTGCACCAAGCACTTTGGCCTCTTGAGAATGTCTTCTTTTTCTTAGGTTTCTTATGCTTATTGTAAATTTGCAAAAACAAACTGATACGGgatgtatttttctttcaaaattgtttTGTAATTCAATAAATGGCTATGGATGGTCAGAGTTGTTTGAGAAAGTTTTCGTAAAGGACTTGGTTAAACCACCAAGACCACTTCAGAATTCTATTAATAATTGTTCTGTACAATTATCGTATCTAAAAgaatcccaaaaaaaataagtacaaaatatacaaagaaGGAAAGGAGATAATTACAATAAACTGGAATGGTAAAATGGTGGAATTCTGCACATGTCACGAGAGGATCTAAGAAAGCTGTCAATTGGCTGCTGATTGTGCGAAACTGCCATCAAGGTTTGGGAGAATGAAGATGCTGGCATAACTGATTCACGGAGTAGGCAATTTCAGGACGAGTGAGGGTGCAATATTGGAGAGCCCCCACAATTTGACGATACTCAGTGATATCTTCAAGAGGATCCCCCGAGGTAGAGGAGAGTTTGCCACCTGCAACACATGGAGCAATGTAGGGCTTGGctccaagcattttagcacgaAGTAGCACATCAAGGATGTACTTACTTTGTCGAAGGTGGAGGCCATGAGAGTCCCAAAACACTTGGATGCTAAGAAAGAAAGTAAGAAGACCCAAATCCTTCAATGCAAACTCTGTGTGAAGTTTAGCAATTAAGGGAGAAATAAAAGAATCACTAGAACCCGTGATTagtatatcatcaacataaattaaaatataaatgagaACACCACTATGTTGATAAGTAAAAAGTGAATGATCCACCTGAGACCCAATAAAGCCAAGTTCCACAAGAGACTGAGATAATCGTTTGAACCAAGCTCGAGGAGCTTGCTTGAGTCCATAAAGGGCCTTATTGAGTTTACACACAACCAGGAAAATTAGGATCAACATAGCCACGAGGTTGTTCAATAAAGACTTCTTCATCAATGGTGCCATGGAGAAAGGCATTAGAAACATCCAATTGGCGTATGGGCCAGTCAAAGTGAACGGCAATGGCTAAGACAAGTCGAACCGTGGCAGGTTTGATAACGGGACTGAACGTCTCTGAATAATCAATTCCATGAACTTTTTCAAAGCCTTTGGCGACCAACCTAGCCTTACGACGATCAAGGCTCCCATCctctttttgtttcattttgtaTACCCACTTAGTGTCAATGATGTGTTGGTCAAGGGGACGAGGACAAAGAGTCCAAGTGTTGTTTTTAATTAACGCAACATACTCCTGATCCATAGCAGCTCTCCACTCTTCATAAATTAtggcttaggaaaaaaaattttggttcagATAAAGAGATGGTGGTGTTAAGGGCAAAGGGTGGATATTTGTTGAGTAAAGGGAGGTGAAGTCAGGAAAGGACTTTGGGCATAAGGAGCCCGTTTGGGAACGTGTGATCATGCGTGTATGATTTTCTGGAGGAAGGAATGAGTTAGTATCGGGTAAGGAGATCTCAAGGGAGGTATTCGATATGGCAGGAATATTGTGAGGGATAGCGTGCGAGGGAGATGAGGAAGAATTGGTAAGGGGCAAAATTATAGGAGCGTTGAAAGTTGAGTGAGGTTGGGAATTAATGTTGGCCgaattatgagaattatttTCAGATGGAGAGAAAATTTCGTATGAAGATGGAATGTCCATGGAGGAGGATATAATGGGGATTATGGGAGGATTGAGTGGAGCATTTAATATGGATTGAGCCGAAGAGTGGGAGGAATTGTCGGTTGTAGGGGCTGTTGGGTTTTGGTTAGATTGGATTTGGAGAGATTCGGTTAAGGGAATAGAGATTTgattggaggatgggatttgAGTGGTCAaggaattattattttgatgagaaATGGAAGGTGACGTGAGATGATTAGGTAAAGAAGAGAATATAGAGGTGGAACGGTGGTCTTGAGTGGGGGAGAGGGTTCATGGTGTTGAAGAGTTTTGGTAGTGGGGGCTATTCCCCCtcgagaaagagaaagaagagaatcaaacctttcttctcttctttcatgTGAACGGCCCTATCTTGTATCGAAAGGTTTTTCGTGCTATACACCACGTTGAGAAAGACCAGCCTCCTATGTATCGTACCATTTTTTTACCTCGAAAGGGAGGTCCTCCTTATGATGCTACGGACGGCTGTCCGAAGTGCAAGGGGTAAACTCGGCCAAAACCTCCTTGGCTCTCTTTAGCTGATGTCGCAGGTCGCTGATTGGTTGGGGAAGATCTATCTCTCTTCCAGGGAGTCTAGTCAATTGAAGCAATATCACACCAATGACGGTGTGACCTGATCGACTTAGTTCGTCACTCCTTTGGACGGAGTGGTCGGTCAAGGAAGGAGAGTTTGAATTGGAATTTTGAGGATCATTGACCAAAGAAATTTGATTCGGTTTAATGGGGGAAGGTGCTGTGACCGAGTGGGGTAGAAGGAAATTTTCGGTGAGAGGATGTTGTTGGGAAGAGCTGGAGGTTCGTGAGGTGTCCACCTGTCTTTGTGCAGGAAATAATTTCTCAACAAAAACCACATATCGGGACAAATAGACCTTTTTAGATATAGGATCAAGACACCGATATCCCTTATGGTTAGAAGAATATCCTAAGAATGTACATTGTTTGCTTCAAAAGGCAAGTTTGTTAGGTGCATAGGGTCTCAAGAGTGGGTAACAAGCATAACCAAACGTCCTAAGTTGGGAATAATCAGTAGGTTTTTTAAACAACTTGCTATAGGGTGACTCAAAATTTAGCAAGGGAATTGGGAGACGATTAATGAGATGGATAGCAGTAGAAAAAGAATCAACCCAAAAAGACGTAGGGAGATTGGACTAAGCAAGGAGAGAGAGTCCAATTTCcatgatatgatgatatttACGATCAGCAATCTCATTTTGTTGGAACATATAAGAACAAGTTAAACGATGCTGAATCccatttgaatttagaaaagaGACAAATTGTTTGGATGTGAATTCACCACCATTATCGGATTGGAATTGTTTAATTTTGCAAGAAAATAGGTTCTCAACAAGAAGTTTGAATTTGACAAAGCAAGAATAAACATCTGATTTATGAGATATAGGGTACAACCATGTAAATCTAGAATAGTCGtcgataaaaattacatagttgaGACAACCACCTTGAGACTTAATAGGTGATACCCATACATCAGAATGAATAATTTCTAGAAGACCTAGGGACACCCTATCAGAGTCATGAAAATGAAGCTTTTTGCTTTTTCCCAACTGACAAGCAGAACAGAAATAATCTTTGGTAGCTGACCCTTAAAGAGGAAGCTTGAAAGAATCTATAACCCGCTTAGTAATTGGAGCTGAGGGGTGTCCTAGTCTTGCATGTCACACGTCTAAGGAAGTCTTAACACCAAAAAGGGCTACTTGTCCACGACacttatttatgttatttttgttgagATGCATAGGATAGAGGCCACCTTCACTCGGATCCTTAAGAAGGATGGTTCCTGTTTTGCTGTCCTTAACAAAATAATGAGAATTCGTTAGGACAAAAAAACAATCATTGTCAATGCAAAATTGATTTATAGAAAGAAGATTGGCCATGGCATTGGGGCAATGTAAAACATGATTGAaagttaaatttgtttgtggagtGTGTAGAGAAAATGAACTTGTGTTTTGAATAGTAAGACCATTACCATTGCCCATGGCTACTGTCCCAGTGCCACCATAAGTCTCCTAAAGAGTGAGATTAGTCAGATCATTAGTAATATGCTGGTTGGCTCCACTATCAGCGTACCAAGTGCCATCTTCATGAAGAGTATTACTATGGGCCACCATCGCTGCATGTTGAGAAGGTGGGTGCCTTCCTTGATAGCTATAATCCATCCTATGAAAACAATCCAAAACATTGTGATTAGTGCTACCACAAATCTGGCATGGTGCTCGCATAGGAGGAGACAAACTCTGCTGAGTAGAATTCTGTTGGAAAGAATTTTGATGGGAAGATTCGCTGCAGATATTCTGCTGCTGTGCAACAGGTCCAAAGTtctttgattttggttgcaagtTCCTTTGAGGAAAAGAATTTCTATTAGGTGGAAAGTTGTTTCGAGACTTCTTGAGACCATTTTGAAAGTGGCCTTTGGAAGGTGCCATCATAGCAAAACTCTATTGTTCCACGATTCCATGGTTTTGATTTTCAATGAGAATCTCATAAGACAAGAGTTCCGATTGAAAATCATCCAAGCTCATCATGTTGTTCCACAAGGCAAAGGAACACAAGACAATGAAAGGATTAAAAGAAGGGTTAGGACCTCCTATAATATAAGAGATAGATCCTTCTCTTCTACAGGCTTCCCGGCAGCTGCCAAGTTATCAGCAGCGCAAACTCTGCAATTTCCATTTGAGAGTGCTAACCCGAGAACGCGCATGAGATGCATATTTATTAGCCAAAGTTGTCCATACTTGTTTTGCAAAGTTTAAGCCATACACAGACGGTAAAACATGGTTAGCAAGTGTGGAGTTGAGTAACCCAAGAACAAATTGGTCCTTCTTGTGCCAGAGCAAGAAGGCTTGGTTGATCTCAGTCAAAGGTTTGCCCTGAGAATCAGACAGGTGCTTCTCTGGGCACGGTTCAGATCCATCCACGAAGCCCATGAGATCGTGACTTCTTAGTGCGGGTAGACACTGAGAAATCCAATTCAAATAATTCTCACCATCCATTTTCACCAAGATGAGTTGAATGACATTCGGTGCATTGAAAACAATTGGAGTGGAAGAACTGGAGGACGCCATTTGCTCCAGGATCAAGCGTGAGCAAGTGCTCTGATACCAAGAAAGTTTTCGTAAAGGACTTGGTTAAACCACCAAGACCTCTTCAGAATTCTATTAATAATTGTACTGTACAATTATCGTATGtaaaagaattccaaaaaaaataagtacaaaatatacaaagaaggaaaggaaataattacaataaactGGAATGGTAAAATGGTGGAATTCTGCAAATGTCACGGGAGGATCTAAGAAAGCTGTCAATTGGCTGCTGATTGTGCGGAACTGCCATCAAGGTGTTGTTGATTTACTGCTACGTTAACAGTTAGATTGTGATTCAGCCAAATCAAGCTTGATGATTTAGATTTTAGTTTCCTATCCATTAGGATTTAATCACCTTCCTTAATCACCTTGTATTGTATCGTAATGCCTAACAACTACAATAAATGATTTATAAGACTTCAAGGCTTCAAGCAAACTGATAATATTTGcgaccgggggggggggggggggggggggggggggggggggggggggggggggggggggggggggagggggggaattCTTGTTGTATTCATGTATTTGGGTTTGAATGATGCTCGGGTTCAACTTGTCCAAACTCAAATACAAACCGTACGTGCTGCTATTCACCGGAATCATCGCCACCACCTAGCGAGAGCGGGCTGCTTGCGCTCCTGCTGCTcgtcttctcctcctcctccccctccaAACTCATCTTGCTTCTATCATAGATTTGGTCCTCTCCATATACCCACAAGCTTGTGAAGGAACCATTATACTATGCTGCAAAGCTGATTTCAGAAGTGAAAAAAGATGTTTGCGGTGACAAGTATCGAGCTTCAGTCTTGGACTTCATTGAGTTGAATGGGCCTAGGTGACTCTACATTTTACAATATCATAGTAATATGTGTTttcttttagaaagaaaattttagaatatttaacatattttataaatttttttcttctattgatCTCAAtggaagaaatattttatcggacaagaaaaatatatttgaagaatgaaaatataaatagataattaCATATTGAAGAGGATAAAATATCTAGGCCCAACCCATCAAGCCACCATTGAGAGATAGGAGAGAAACAGGAAATGAGAAACAATGAGGGGACAATAAGAGGGAGGATGTCAGAAGAAAAGCGAGAAAGAATGGGAGGGGAAGGGAAATATCGGAAAGAAAATGAGGATGTCAGGCACGCAAAGTGGACGTCCCTCACCACTACCAAGACGAACATGAGAAGAGGGTCAGATAAAAAGCAAGTGGCCAGACGACTTGGGAACTTCAACTTCGACTTCTCCAACCTCTGGAAGGGGAGCTCTATCGAGGGGTCCTCTCTa
It contains:
- the LOC121235958 gene encoding probable inactive purple acid phosphatase 27 isoform X2; amino-acid sequence: MADTAWSCGLMMKLFTMGMLWWLGSMGLASGHGHGRFDQHPLSEIDIYKTTLALRDSVSIKASPLILGLKGEDKEWVTVNVVNLDPSEDDWVAVFSPAEFNASTCSPVSSEEEEPYICSSPIKFKYANYSNSKYTKTGKTVLKFQLINQRADFSFVLFSGGLSTPKLVAVSNFITFANPKAPLYPRLAQGKSWDEMTVTWTSGYALNEAVPFVEYAVKGQAKARSPAGTLTIDQNSLCGSPARTVGWRDQGFIHTSFLKSLWPNFVYTYRMGHLLSNGSYIWSKSYSFRSSPYPGQDSPQCVVIFGDLGKVEPIASAVPFMVASGNHERTWPNSGGFYQHTDSGGECGVTAETLFYVPAENRANFWYSTDYGMFRFCIADSEHDWREGSEQYRFLEHCLATVDRRKQPWLIFAAHRPLGYSSNEWYAKEGAYSEPMGKDDLQKLWQKYRVDIAFFGHVHNYERTCPIYQNTCVKSGNTSYSGVMNGTIHVVAGGGGSHLSSFATEIPNWSLFRDYDFGFTKLTAFNHSYLLFEYKKSSDGKVYDSFTIMREYTDVLACVHDSCAPSTLAS
- the LOC121235958 gene encoding probable inactive purple acid phosphatase 27 isoform X1; the encoded protein is MADTAWSCGLMMKLFTMGMLWWLGSMGLASGHGHGRFDQHPLSEIDIYKTTLALRDSVSIKASPLILGLKGEDKEWVTVNVVNLDPSEDDWVAVFSPAEFNASTCSPVSSEEEEPYICSSPIKFKYANYSNSKYTKTGKTVLKFQLINQRADFSFVLFSGGLSTPKLVAVSNFITFANPKAPLYPRLAQGKSWDEMTVTWTSGYALNEAVPFVEYAVKGQAKARSPAGTLTIDQNSLCGSPARTVGWRDQGFIHTSFLKSLWPNFVYTYRMGHLLSNGSYIWSKSYSFRSSPYPGQDSPQCVVIFGDLGKAERDGSTMYADYQPGSLNTTDQLIKDLKNIDIVFVIGDLAYANRYISQWDQFMSQVEPIASAVPFMVASGNHERTWPNSGGFYQHTDSGGECGVTAETLFYVPAENRANFWYSTDYGMFRFCIADSEHDWREGSEQYRFLEHCLATVDRRKQPWLIFAAHRPLGYSSNEWYAKEGAYSEPMGKDDLQKLWQKYRVDIAFFGHVHNYERTCPIYQNTCVKSGNTSYSGVMNGTIHVVAGGGGSHLSSFATEIPNWSLFRDYDFGFTKLTAFNHSYLLFEYKKSSDGKVYDSFTIMREYTDVLACVHDSCAPSTLAS